In Perca fluviatilis chromosome 11, GENO_Pfluv_1.0, whole genome shotgun sequence, the following proteins share a genomic window:
- the prkci gene encoding protein kinase C iota type, with the protein MMPTLRDSTMSHPGENSHQVRVKAYYKGDIMITHFEPSISYEGLYGEVKDMCSMDNDQLFTMKWIDEEGDPCTVSSQLELEEALRLYEVNKDSELIIHVFPCIPEKPGMPCPGEDKSIYRRGARRWRKLYYASGHAFQAKRFNRRAHCAICTDRIWGLGRQGYKCINCKLLVHKKCHKLVTVECGRPMIQEPIMPGQPSSQLDQTEQPGPQNKDSRESLTYDGEEKEARSSRDTGKSPSSLGLADFDLLRVIGRGSYAKVLLVQLKKTERIYAMKVVKKELVNDDEDIDWVQTEKHVFEQASNHPFLVGLHSCFQTESRLFFVIEYVNGGDLMFHMQRQRKLPEEHARFYSAEISLALNYLHERGIIYRDLKLDNVLLDSEGHIKLTDYGMCKEGLRPGDTTSTFCGTPNYIAPEILRGEDYGFSVDWWALGVLMFEMMAGRSPFDIVGSSDNPDQNTEDYLFQVILEKQIRIPRSLSVKAASVLKGFLNKDPKERLGCHPQTGFADIMGHPFFRNVDWDLLEQKQVVPPFKPNISGEFGLDNFDAQFTNEPIQLTPDDDDVVKKIDQSEFEGFEYINPLLMSAEECV; encoded by the exons GGACATCATGATCACTCATTTTGAGCCGTCCATCTCATACGAGGGTCTGTACGGGGAGGTTAAGGACATGTGCTCCATGGACAACGACCAACTCTTCACCATGAAGTGGATCGACGAGGAAG gtgaCCCCTGCACCGTGTCGTCTCAGCTGGAGTTGGAAGAAGCTCTGCGTCTCTACGAAGTCAACAAAGACTCGGAGCTCATTATCCATG TGTTCCCATGTATACCAGAGAAACCTGGTATGCCGTGTCCGGGAGAAGACA AGTCTATATATCGGCGTGGAGCCCGGCGCTGGAGAAAGCTCTACTATGCCAGTGGTCACGCCTTTCAGGCCAAGCGCTTTAACAGG CGGGCCCACTGTGCCATCTGTACAGACCGGATCTGGGGTCTGGGAAGACAAggctacaaatgcatcaactgCAAACTGCTGGTGCACAAGAAGTGCCATAAACTGGTCACAGTGGAGTGTGGTAGACCGATGATCCAG GAACCAATCATGCCCGGCCAACCATCGAGTCAATTAGACCAGACTGAACagccag gCCCTCAGAATAAAGACTCCAGAGAAAGCTTGACTTACGATGGAGAAGAGAAGGAG GCGCGGAGCAGTAGAGACACAGGAAAATCGCCTTCCAGCCTGGGCCTGGCAGACTTTGATCTGCTGAGGGTGATCGGCCGAGGCAGCTACGCCAAGGTGCTGTTGGTGCAGCTGAAGAAGACGGAGCGCATCTACGCCATGAAGGTGGTGAAGAAGGAGCTGGTCAATGACGATGAG GACATCGACTGGGTCCAAACAGAAAAGCACGTTTTCGAGCAGGCCTCCAATCATCCCTTCCTGGTTGGCCTCCACTCCTGTTTTCAGACAGAAAGCAG ACTTTTCTTTGTTATTGAATATGTGAACGGTGGAGATCTCATGTTCCACATGCAGAGACAAAGGAAACTCCCCGAAGAACACGCCAG ATTTTACTCGGCAGAGATCAGTCTGGCGCTCAACTACCTCCACGAGCGGGGAATCATCTACAGAGATCTGAAGCTGGACAACGTGCTGCTGGACTCTGAGGGACACATCAAGCTTACGGACTACGGCATGTGCAAG gaGGGCTTGAGACCTGGCGATACAACAAGCACTTTCTGTGGTACCCCCAATTACATTGCCCCTGAAATACTCAGAGGAGAGGATTACG GGTTTAGTGTGGACTGGTGGGCGCTGGGCGTGCTGATGTTTGAGATGATGGCAGGCCGGTCGCCCTTTGACATCGTCGGTAGCTCTGACAACCCAGACCAGAACACAGAAGACTACCTCTTCCaag TAATATTGGAAAAACAGATCCGAATCCCCCGCTCTTTGTCAGTCAAAGCTGCCAGCGTTCTCAAGGGATTCCTCAACAAG GATCCCAAGGAGCGTCTAGGCTGCCACCCTCAGACAGGTTTTGCCGACATCATGGGCCATCCATTCTTTCGAAACGTTGACTGGGACCTT CTGGAGCAGAAGCAGGTGGTCCCTCCTTTCAAGCCCAACATCTCAGGGGAATTCGGACTGGACAACTTTGACGCCCAGTTCACCAACGAGCCCATCCAGCTCACGCCTGATGATGA TGATGTGGTCAAGAAGATCGACCAGTCTGAGTTTGAAGGATTTGAGTACATCAACCCACTCCTGATGTCAGcggaggagtgtgtgtga